The sequence below is a genomic window from Lolium perenne isolate Kyuss_39 chromosome 4, Kyuss_2.0, whole genome shotgun sequence.
ggcatatcttgaggttgacgaagtcatcactggcgcctcgctgttgacgggcacgtcacctaccactgaaagcatagcgccggttaaatcctgaAATTAATTCAGATAAATATAAACACCCATGCCAAGTCTAGGATttgaacctgggtgggctggttccaaggaacctaaccaccagagccaaaCTCAGTTTGCGATACGGTTCCATTTACAATTGGGTGAGCGGCTGAAAGGAGGACTGCTTTTATTTGAGTAGGTGGTAGGGTAGACGGGATGTGCCTGGTGGATGTGCTCAAGCTAACCGCAGAGCGCGCGCAAAAGAGTTGTGCCGTCTCTCGGCAATTCCACTGCAATTTGCAAGAGAACCATTTTCTTATCTTGCATAGGCATGTTAAGACATTACCTGCTTAGGATCTATCGTTAATCTATTTATTGAATGTCATCAAATTTCACCCACCAGAAGCTAGGTTCGAGCACTTGAGGATTTCCAGATGACCTCGTCTCTCCCTTCTGAGTGCATTAATGCAATATTTATTTTGCACAGCTCTCAAAAAATATTTTTTATTAAAATTTATTATCAGTCCACCCGTGGTTGTTTTCTTAGCGAATGCAACATGCAAACTTATTAACAAGCGGTTGAGCACACTGAATGCACATAAGCTTTATATATGCAGAAGGGACCAGCACGTGATATCTACCCCATCTATCCCAAATTAGTTGTCAATCTAGCTTTCTTGAAAAGTCAAAttattttaatatttttttacCAAGTTTATAGTATTAATAACTAAGATTGTTTGACTTTTCAATTTTTTAGATTTGACTACTaatgggacagagggagtacttaGCGGTTGAGGGTACTTTTTCGATAAAGAGAGTTTTTATCAACTCAAAAATCACATCAAGGCGATACAAGCAAGAGAGTTACACCTGGCTTCTGCATAACAAGATGCACATAGCCCATGAACCAGAAAGGTTAATAAAATTCAACAACACCCTTAACATGGGACAAAGAAAGAAGCGGCGTAAGGCGGCTGAGGGTACTACAAGCACCGAGAAAGGACGAGGCAACCTGATTAAAGGTCGCTAGCTGCACATCCATACGCTCAAACACGCCATGTGAGGCATTCAGATCTTGTGGCCTTGCTCAACAGAGTGGTGCCTTTGTTGGATGGAGAGAGCTTCTTGCCAAGGAAAACATCAGTTAGGACAGTTTTGGACTTGAACGAGGCTTCCAGGATCTCCAAACCCTGCTTGCGTACGCATTATCAAACATATATACATCAAAATAAATTAATGGTTTCATGAAACATAGGCACGTGTTAGTTGTAAATACGACGGAAAATGCATGTAAAATGGGAGGATGATGCACCACACCTCTTTGTAGCCGATCTGCACAGTTTTCTCCTGGGGCGCGTTGAGGCCCCTCGCCGCCAACTTGCTGAGCCGCGCGATGCTGGAGATGGCAGACATTGGCGATATCCTAAGGTCATCCGTCACCGTGTACGTCACGACGCCCTGCACGAACCCACCGGTCGAGGTGTTCTGCACCTGTCCGGACACATAACGGAATTCAGTCGTCATCTGGTTTCCACAGGATGGACACCGAGAGCCTCTCTGATCTGTCACGCTGGTGCGGCAATCATTATTAATCGTGTTCCCGCAACCGAAGAATCTCCTCGGGGTCAAGAGCGAGGATGGCTCCGGCAAGCGGAAGAGGGAGCTGCTGCTGGCGCTCGCCACGGGTGAGACCACGGCAGGGCAGAGGATCACGTCCTTGTCCACGCCAGGCAGCATGTACGTGCCGTCGAGCTCCTCGGCGCTGGAGTAGAGGTTGCCGTTGCTGCCGATCATGGACCCCTTTCCCAGCAGCTTCACGGCCACGCCGGCCGGCATGGTAAGGAGGGAAAAGAGGAAGTCCACGGCGTCCTTCCCGGCTTCCGCGAACAGCACGCGCGGGCGTAGTGGACTGGGATCGATGAGGAGCTTCATGGTGATCTTTGTGCTTAACGTGGTGTCTGCCATCTTGAAGCTTGCGACCTTCTCAGGTTATGTTGATTTCATGGTCCATTGATCAAACATAATATATAGTATGGCGCAGCGAGCATCTCGCTGTGGTCGCCGTGTGCATTTTGGCTATCAAAATTTACAAGGGAATCGTACCGTTCACCTTTACATAAAGGTGGCCAGCAGCAAGGGGCAATGGAACATAGTCCTCATCTTTTAAAAAAATCTATAAAGAATTTATTCCGACCCGAGAACACAGTCACCACCTCGTTATTCTCGCCAAGACAACCTAATCTATAAAGAAATAGGACCTATTCTACAACGGTGCTGGTGTCTAGGCCTTATCAGATCCGCCCATATCTCTTCCTGTTTGCTTCATGATTAGTGATTCTATATTGTGAGAAGACCCTCAACTTGGTCCATTTTCTGTCAGGAAGTTCCTTCCAGTTTGCAGAATAAACCTTCTATTCCTTTACTATGTGGCTTTCCACCACATCCCTTCTGTAGCATTAGTAGTGTTCTCTCCCACTAATTAGGCCGTCGCAACACTCCCTTTTAAAGTAATTAATTAATCATGGTTGCTTCTAGATAAGACACATGATTGCATCGAACAAATCGTGAACCAAAAATTTGGATCCATAATAATGCAAGTTTTTTAAGGGTACTGAACATGATATTTTTTTTTCAACTGACCAAGAACACCATGCATCTGACCATGAAGAGATTTCTGCATCTGCATGCACACCATCCATGGATACAAAATAGACCATGAACAAATTTTTTTCCCCAATCCACGTACACCATACCTAAAAAATCAAGTATGTGGATAAGACTCCAGATCATGAGCTCGTATATGAAAAAATGGGATCTGGCCAAGGACACCATACTGTTATGATCATCTTTAGTTAAGCCAGTCGCTTGGTTTAGTTAGAGTAGTGTTCACTGAATTTAGTATCAGTTAGCAAATAAAACCTGCGTGTGCCTGTAGACGACCTAGTCTAGCTTTTGTTTCCGTTGCTTACGATGCGGCGACAAAGGGTGTAATAGTACACAAAAATGCAAATAGGATAGCGACATGAGATTAAAAGATGGATTGCCTTGAATGGCTGAttgtccctggtcttcttcaaaGATCTTCGAATCCTTCATCTCCTTCAAACCCTACAATGTCCGAATCTATCATCGCGAAATAAAAAGGGAACACATTCAACACATTGCACAAACAAATCAACATGCAACAATCAATAGCTAACCACTCAACCAAGGGCTAACATACTAGGGACTCATAGTCACTACAAAACAACTTTACAATTTTATTTTAAGAAAAACCAATTTATTTCACTTAATAAAGGCATGAGAGCCTCACAAATTAGCAATTGTCTCtctggttatcaccatggtataaactaaGTATTCCCTGCTAGATAACACCACAAAAAAGACAAGTGCACAGGTTTTGTGCCAAAAACTATTATATTTTATTttaaaacatttttggaaaatcaGAAATCATTTTGCTACTTTATTTTGCTCACAGAATATTACACAACTACATAAAGCAAAAATTATACCTCTGGATAGCTATTAAAACATAGATCCATACAAAATTGGATTAACCAATTTTGAAGTTTTAaaagatttttaataattatattACTGGCCAGAGGGACCAATTCAAAGGTTAAAATCTTAGAAAAATTCAGATGCTCAAATAAATATGATCTCTGAATATGTTTTTTACAAAAGTAATGTGAGCACAACAAAAGTGGTTGCACTCAAAAATAATATTCTATGCTCCTGAAATAAATTCGCAAACACAAATTTTGAATAAACTTGTACTATATCTCACAAGCTCATATTTTGACCTAAAATCCTCAAACCAGTGCCAAAAGATGGGCATAATCATAAGGTTCAATACAAAATTGGATTTGGGTTTAAACCATTTTTAaactctcaaatttgaattaacaAGGAAACAGCATGTCTGTACCATTTTAAAAACATAGAAATATGCAGAACAGATAATGGTCTAATTCTTGTGTGAGGTGGTGAGGATTTTATTTATGAACCTAAAACAATTTGGAATAACTTGATTTGGATCATTTATgaatttttggtgaattaaaacTGAATGAGATGTGTCTGTGAATTATttttcagaaaaaggaaaaaggaaaaggCACGGGCTCGATCTTATTTGGGCCGCGCGGGAACTCGTCGGGCCGGCCCAGATGTGTTGCCGGGTGGGGAGGGGAAAAAGAAAAAACGGCTGACAGTGGGGCCCGCCTATCCGTGAAAAAAAACGAAGAGGTACGCGGCCATTGGATCTATGTTGATCGGACGGTTGAGGAGTGTCTTCCTCCTCTACCCTATGCATGCATGTAGGGAACCCTAGGGAGGCAAGATATGACGCGGAGGCTCACCGGGAGGAGTTAGCCACCAATGGCGAAGGTCCATCGGGGTGGCTGCGGGTCGAGGCGATCCAGTAGCGAgtccggcggctcctcctccttcAGTAGCAGTCCTTCCTGATGCAGGCACGGGCGGCTCCTCTCCCGGTGCTCCTTTCGGCAGGTGACGGCGGCGGCAGCTTCAGGCGGTCCTAGACGGAAACGGAGGCGTGCGTTAGGGCGAGGAggggacggtgagaaggatggtgCAGAGAGGAGAGACGAGCGCGACGGGGGCGTGCTCGGCCATGCCCGCCACCCACTCGGTGACCATGGTAGCTGCGCGCTCGCCGGCGAGCAGCAGAAGGGTAGAGCACCTCAGAGCTTCTGTGTGAGGTCTGGGAGTGTGGAGAAGAGTGGTGTGGAGCGAGGGGCTGGCCGGAGGCGGGCTTTTATAGCCGGGGACGGGTGTGTGTTGGACATGGTCGTGGGCGCGTGAGGCTGAACGTGATCGAGTAGCTGGGTGGTGGCATCATGCACAACATCCAGAGGTGGATCCAGTGCGGCCGGAATCAAGAAAAAAGGCGTGCTGAGTTGTCTGAATCCAGTGCATAAAGGTGTTCGATGGCGATTTTTCGATGGAGGAGGTAGCTAGGGAGGGATCTAGGGTACTGGATAGGATCACGATAGGGTGCCTTTTTAGGTCCATTACTTGGGAAAAGACTAGAGAGGGGAGGGTTACCAGGAACGCGGTGCGCGTCTGCAGCGTGGTGACCACCGGGCATGCGAGCAAGGTGTGGGTCAGAGGGAAACGGGACTCTCCTCGGGAGCATGCGCGCCATTGAGAGGCTTGTCAAGGGAGGCTATTGGCGCAGCAAATCAAGTAGGTGAGGTCGGGTCGCTGCTGCCCATTTCATGATGTCCACCTAGAAGAGGCATGGGATGGAGGGGAACTAGGGTTGGCTAGAGGGACGCTCCCATGATGATCTGGGTAGTGTAGGGTGCAGGTACTCATGCTAGAAGTGGTGGATGGTAGGGAGAGCTAGGCTGCAGCAATCTCTCCTTCCAAAACTTGACCGAGCCATGCATGGTCTCGGGTTCTTCCCTCTCTTTCTATTTCCAACGTGGTATTGATGTAGAGTAGGTCGACCAGAGGGAGGGATTGGTGCAGGAGGGGTCAGGCTCTGGGTGGTTCATTGGTTGAGAGAGATATGGGAGAGATAATAGGAACGTCAATGCCAAGACCAAGACATGGCCGGCTATCCTTTTGTCAAGCTCATGTGGAGATCAAAGGGGCAATGCCACTCTTGCATGATGACCACGGTTGAGTGCTTGGGAAGATTTGCTAGGGTGATGGTTTGATGATGTTCGAAATTGAGGTAGAGGGATAGAGGTGACAATGTTTATTAGTGCCAACGTTGATGATGACATTATGTAAAACATGAGGGTATTGGTTTCCATGTTGATTGTGCCAAAGAAGTGTTGGTGGATATTGGGTCAGAGAGGTGGTGATGAAAAAAACAAGTTGTCATGTGAATTTTAATTTTAAAAGGATGGATATTTATCATTATTTGAGAGTTGACCCAAAGTTGGACGGGGTTTACTTGAACTTGcattcaaaaaaaatataaataaaggAGACAATATGATTTTTTTGAAATAAAGTAGATCTACTTGCATAACCAAGCATGGTATATTTTTCCCAAATTTTATTTGATGTCAAAAAGTGTAGGAAATGGCATAGATACCATCAACATGCATTTTGTTAAatagagaaaaataaaataaagggaAAATAATTTAGAAGAAAATTATTTTTTTGAATGGAAAAATGATATGATATAACATATCAATCACATTTCCTAATTTATTCTTgaaattttttttgaaatggttTGATAAAACTAGAAATAGTTTTGGTAGTGAAATGAAAAGAcaaagaggtttagggttttagggattACGATGATCCATGGTTGAAATAGAATAAAATATGGATCATTCCATTTTCCTATGGAAACCAAAACTACATATAATAGCTTTTATAAAACAATAAAGTCACATAAAGTAAGGGTAAACCATTTGGTAAATACTTTGTGCCAAAATAAAAATATCTTTTAGAAACACTTTTGTGATACCATGATCAAATGTGATCATAGCCAAATTTAAAAAGAAAGGTTTTTGACAAGATCTTTTGAATTAAGATTTTTGAGTCATAGGACAAAACAAAAATAGGTTTTTGTGGTTTAGGTCAAAAGGTTCAATTATTTTTAAAGAGAGGAGGTTAAGGTAATACAAGAGTGACCATAGCTTAACTATTTTTCTTGAGAATAGAAGATGTGTGTTGAGCTACTTATGGGAATGTACCAAGTAAAAGAGACATAAGGTTTATATATAGTGGAAAGGAAGGGAATTATActtagccacacatgtgtttattCAGTGAGTTGCTAAATTGTTTTATTACCAGAGGtcttgttctttgaggtagctcaagacaatttTCAACAAGCATATCAAGATCATCTACCAGCAGAGTAAGCCAATTCATCTtatcaaacagatcaaggcaattcatcttaattagccttttaaaaagtttttgttccccctgatttttgcactctggacaactaaacaaggttgcaaaagttggggtgttacagatcttccacccttaaaataatctcgtcccgagattactaagcgtggGACTAGGGAGGTTTTATAGGTTGACTTAAGTTAGACTCCATCTTCCTGTGGACGCGCAGTTGTTGACAAGGTCATAGCTTCAGCTTCTGAGAGACACGATGGATTTCTGCCGAGGGCAAGcttcgtgaagaggttgactactttTATGCGAGTGTTAGATCTGTGGCCTCTTAACGATCCCAGAGGGGTCCATGATTCTGGGAGAGTTAGTCCATCCGAACGGGGTTTTAGAAGGGTCGAAGgcttttagagttagcttaagttttagtggaagacgaagtcttccacccttaagattgttcAGCGGGGGTTCTagaaaactcagagcttctgccacgggtcttgtcgggcaCTTTCGAAGAAGTCATCGATCTCTCGTCTTGAGTTGAACCATCTTCAGGGAGCGATGTGTAGTCCAcagcttcaagaggcactcacggtgtttacTAAACCATAGGACGCACGGTAAGTTAGTAAGTCGATGGAACTCCTAGTTCgtatccatatgaagcagcaacaagGGTCGTCGGAAACAattttcagcttgagggtcggtgctgactCCTACCAGTTAAGAACTGAGCGGGTAAACTACccctaatcttgagtcttgaatTGCCTTCAAGGGCTTCTCTTGAATGTGGACCAGATGGACCTTGtaatgtagcttggctttgacgctatcACTCTCTTTGCTTGTTAGGTGGTGCgttagagggtggtttcaagAAGATATCCACAAGGTTAGCGTGATTATTATATAGGGTTAGACCAAATGGCTTTTTGCAGAGTTGCAGCCAATCTTGAAGGTATTGGCTTCTGTTTCCTTGGCGTTGTAGAGATGCTTCAGCTGATCTTGAAAATAGTTAGTGCAGATAGGGGTCTAGCTTAGTTTCTCCGACGGTTGAGAATCAACTGTTTAGAGTTAGATCCTATCCAATTAACTAGCAGTTAGCATTTTTCGGCGAGGTAGATGAGAGTGAAAATGTCTTAGGGAGGCTTCCTAGGCTGGGTTATCAAACTAAGAGTGTTTTTCAGACTGAAACACCAaaacacacaacaaacagataaaaacactcaaggcaacacacttagggaactacaagcaatcatcaaaccagacgTGACACGTTAAGTACCCATGGATGCCTAATACGCGGGGGtatctcaatcaaagcgattgggtttatcctatccatcctataggtttggggttgGTCACATATGTTGACGTCTTCATTTTGCTGACATCGACTTCAACATGGATTCTTGGAGCAGTTGGTGGTGAATCAGGCCCGGTGTTGACTGGTCGATGTTGGGGCGGCACTAGTAGAAAAGAGGGCTTCCATACcaccccattagtccccaaatactttgacccgagactaatggggtctttagtcccggttctgctGGGGAAGCGGAACTAATGCTCCGGCCgagactaaagggtagacctttagtcccagttggtaacaccaaccgggactaacggGCTATGGCAAGCTGCCGCCGGCGCATGCCTCTTTAGGTTTTTCTGGGTTTTTTACTCCCCACGCAcccttcaccccccccccccccccgttggatcgccttttttttgc
It includes:
- the LOC127291715 gene encoding uncharacterized protein — protein: MADTTLSTKITMKLLIDPSPLRPRVLFAEAGKDAVDFLFSLLTMPAGVAVKLLGKGSMIGSNGNLYSSAEELDGTYMLPGVDKDVILCPAVVSPVASASSSSLFRLPEPSSLLTPRRFFGCGNTINNDCRTSVTDQRGSRCPSCGNQMTTEFRYVSGQVQNTSTGGFVQGVVTYTVTDDLRISPMSAISSIARLSKLAARGLNAPQEKTVQIGYKEGLEILEASFKSKTVLTDVFLGKKLSPSNKGTTLLSKATRSECLTWRV